Proteins from one Dama dama isolate Ldn47 chromosome 12, ASM3311817v1, whole genome shotgun sequence genomic window:
- the GNPNAT1 gene encoding glucosamine 6-phosphate N-acetyltransferase, whose amino-acid sequence MKPDETPMFDPSLLKEVDWSQNTATFSPAISPTHPGEGLVLRPLCTADLNRGFFKVLGQLTETGAVNPEQFMKSFEHMKKSGDYYVTVVEDVTLGQIVATATLIIEHKFIHSCAKRGRVEDVVVSDECRGKQLGKLLLSTLTLLSKKLNCYKITLECLPQNVGFYKKFGYTVSEENYMCRRFLK is encoded by the exons ATGAAACCTGATGAAACTCCTATGTTTGACCCAAGTCTACTCAAAGAAGTGGACTGGAGTCAGAATACAGCTACATTTTCTCCAGCCATTTCCCCAACACATCCTGGAGAAGGGTTGGTTTTGAGACCTCTTTGTACTGCTGATTTAAATAGAG GTTTTTTTAAGGTACTAGGTCAGCTGACAGAGACTGGAGCTGTCAACCCAGAACAATTTATGA AATCTTTTGAGCACATGAAGAAATCTGGGGATTACTATGTTACAGTTGTGGAAGATGTAACTTTAGGCCAGATAGTTGCTACAGCAACTCTGATAATAGAAcataaattcatccattcctgtGCTAAG AGAGGACGAGTAGAAGATGTTGTTGTTAGTGATGAATGCAGAGGAAAGCAGCTTGGCAAACT gttATTATCAACCCTTACTTTGCTAAGCAAGAAACTGAACTGTTATAAGATTACCCTGGAATGTCTACCACAAAATGTTGGTTTCTATAAAAAGTTTGGATATACAGTATCTGAAGAAAACTACATGTGTCGGAGGTTTCTAAAGTAA